TCTTGCGGGTGAACACCGGGCCGAGCAGCTCGTCCCGCGTCGCCTTCGCGTAAAAGGCCCACAGCACCCGCCGCAGCGTCTCGTCCCCCAGGCGGGCGAACAGCGCGCCCTGGTGGGTGAGGGGGAGGGGCTGCGTCATAGATGCGCCGCCAGGGCCAGGCCGCACAGCAGCGCGCTGGCGCCGAGGGTGACGTGGGTCAGCCAGGCGGGAGGCCGGACCTGCGCGCCCCGCCGCATGTGCCCGGACACCAGCCCGGCGATCAGGAGCAGCATCGCCAGTTCCAGGCCCAGCGCCAGGCTGAAGCCCCCGATGACTCCCAGCGCCAGCACTGTGAGCAGCAGCAAGAGCGACAGCGGACCATTCACCCGCGCGTAATAGCGGCCCACCGTGCGGCGGTGCGCGCGGCGCGTGGCCTCAGCGGGGAACAGTTCCGCAAAGGCCGGGCTGACCACGAAGGTGGTGAAGAGGTACATGCCCACCCACGCGCCGACCAGCAGCACGTTCAGGGCAGAAACCACGGAGAGCAGCGTCATAACCCAAAGAAGGCGCGGTTCTTGACGATGAAGTCTTCCTCGCCCGCAGGCACGTCCTCCTCGGGGAAGATCGCGCTGACCGGGCAGGCGGGCACGCAGGCGCCGCAGTCGATGCACTCGTCGGGGTGGATCACGAACTGGTCGCCGCCGTCGTAGATGCACTCCACGGGGCAGACTTCGGTGCAGGCCTGGTCCTTGACACCGATGCAGGGGCTGGTGATGACATGAGGCATGGCCGCAGTCTGCCCCGCCCCCTGCGAAAGGACCATGACCTGAGTCAAGGGGCCTGTGGCGTGCGGCTTGTCGAGAAGGCCGAAAGCTGACGGCTGCCGCATTTCCCTAATGCCTCACCCCTGACCCCTGATCCCTCACCCCTTACACTGACGCCCATGCTGGCGATCATGGGCGCGATGGACGAAGAGATCGAGTTGCTTCTTGCCGACCTGCAAGACCGCGAGACATTGGAGCGGCCCGGCGTGACGCTCTACCGCGGCGTGCTGGACGGCGTGCCGGTGCTGCTCACCAAGAGCGGGATCGGCAAGGTGAATGCCGCAGTGGCCGCGACCTTCCTGCTGGTGGCGGGCGCGTCCCGCGTGATCTTTACCGGAGTGGCGGGCGGCATCCACCCCGAGCTGCGGGTGGGCGACATCGTGGTGAGCACCGACCTCGTCCAGCACGACGTGGACGTGACCGCCCTGGGGTACGAGCTGGGGACCATCCCCGGTGAGGCCCCCGCCTGGGCCGCCGACGAACGCCTGCGCGCCGTCGCGCTGAACGCGGCCGGGGAGGTGGCAGGCGTGCGCGCGCTGGAAGGCCGGGTGGCGAGCGGCGACCAGTTCATCGCGTCGCGGGAAGGCGTGCAGCGCCTCTGGACGCAGTTCGGCGCGGCCTGCGCGGAGATGGAGGGGGCGGCGGTCGCGCAGGTCTGCGCCAAGGCGGGCGTGCCCTTCGTGGTGATCCGCTCGGTCAGCGACACTGCCGACCATGACGCGAACGTGGACTACCGGACCTTCATGCCGCTGGTCGCCCGTCACGCCAAACAGGTCGTGCGCGGGATGCTGGCCCGCCTGAGCGCACCCGCTGGCGCATGAGCAGTCCTGCCTCCGTCACCGCGACGCTGCCCGCCCCGGTGCGGTTCGTGCTGGGCCTGGGTGTGCTGACCGGCTTCGCCGCGCTCGGCACCGCGCTGGTGACCGCCCTGCACCTCCCCTTGCCGGGGTCGGTGGTCGGGATGGGGCTGCTGTGGGCGGCGCTGTCGCTGCGCCTGGTGCGCCTCCACTGGATCGAGGCCGCCGCCGACGGTCTGCTCGCCACCCTGGGCCTGCTCTTCGTCCCGGCCACCGTCGGCGTGGTCGATTACCTCTCGGCGGGCGCGGCCTGGGCACTCTGGCTGCTGGTGATGCTCGCCGGGCTGCTGCTGGGGGCGGGCGTGGCGGGGGTGCTGGCAGCGCGGCTGGTGCGGGAGTGAGGAGCTATCAGCCGTCAGCTTTCAGCGAAAGCCTTTTCTGACTGACGGCTGACCACTGAGAGCTGATAGCTTTCCCTCATGCTCTGGGTCGCCCTCACCCTCCTCGCCTTCGCGCTGGGGGTGCTGGCGCAGGCGCGGGTGCGGCATCCGCTGATGAATCCGACGCTGGTGGCAACGGTCCTCGTGGCGGGCGTGCTGCTGCTGACACACACGCCGTATGACGGGTACGCGGCGGAGGTGCGGCCCATCTCCTTTCTCCTGGGCCCGGCGGTGGTGGCGCTGGCCGTACCGCTCTACCGGCTGCGGGCGCTGCTGGCGCGGGAGTGGCGGGCGCTGGTGATCGGGGGCGCGGCGGGGACACTGGTCGGCGTGGGTGCGGACATCTTCCTGCCCCGGCTGCTGCGGCTGAGCGTGGAGGCGCAGCGGTCGCTCATGACGGCCTCCGTCACCAGTCCGGTCGCGCTGCAACTCGCGCCCGTCACCGGGGCACCCCCCGCCCTGGCCGCCACGCTCGCCGTGCTGTCGGGCCTGCTGGGGCGATGCTGCTGCCGCCCGTGCTGACCTGGCTGGGCGTGCGGCACCCCCTGGCGCGCGGCATCGCGGTGGGCAGCGTCGCCCACGGCATCGGCACCGCCCGCGCCCGCGAGGAGGGCGAATGGACCGGGGCCGCGAGCAGCATCGGCATGGGCCTGGCTGCGCTGCTGGTGACGCTGGTGGTGGCAGTGCTGGGGTGAAAAGCGGTCAGCTGTCAGCCATCAGCGGTCAGCCAGGAAAGGCTTTCGCTGAAAGATGAGGACTTACGCGATTCAGAAAGAGAGAGCGTAAAGGCGTTTTAGCCCCTCCCCCCTTGCGGGGGAGGCTGGGAGGGGGGTGGACGGCGCCGCCGTCCCAGGGCAGGAAGCCCCGTTTTTCGCCGCTTGCAAAGACCGCTTTTCGCGTAAGTCCTAAATTGACTGCTTACCGCTGCACCAGAATCTGCACGCCCTGGAGCACGTCCGGTTGTGCGCCATTGATGGGTGTCTCGCCGCTCTGGCTGCTGGTCGCCGTGCGCGTCAGCTTTTGCAGCACGTCCTGCCCGGCGATCACTTTGCCAAACACCGTGTACTGGCCGCTCAGGAAGTCGGCGGGCGCCAGGGTGATGAAAAACTGGCTGCCCTGAGAGAGGTAACTCTGCGAGCGGGCCATGCCCAGCACTCCCGCGCTGCCAAAATCGAGGGCGGGGTCCAGTTCCACGAAGAAGTTGTACCCGGGGCCGCCGGTCCCCCACTGCGCCTTCTGCGCGGCGTCGGCACTCAGCGGGTCACCGCCCTGCGCCATGAAGCCGTCGATGACGCGGTGGAAGCGCGTGCCGTCGTAGAAGTGGTTGAGGGCCAGGAAGACGAAACTGTTCACGGCTTTGGGAGCCTGCCGGGGGTACAGTTCCACCGTCACGTCTCCCCTGTTCGTCTTGAGGACCGCCCGGTACGTCCTGGCCGGGTCGATCACCCAGGCCGGGGCCTTGAAGGAGCGGACGGGCGCGGCGCTGAGGAACGGGACGGGGGTGAAGGTGAGCGCGGGAGAGGTCGCCGGAGCGGGAGCGGCAGGCGGCGGAGTCGTCTGGGCGAACGCGGCGGATACGAGCAGGAGGGCGGACACGGCCAGAAAGCGCATGGGCCCCAGCCTACCGCGTGCCGCGCCACAGCCCACAACCTCCCACCCTCTCCCCTCACTCCAGCGCCAGGCTGGTCGTGTACTTCTCCTGCTTGACCACAATCGTGCTGGCCGTGTTCCGCACCCCGGGAATGGACGCCAGCACGTCCACCAGGAAGTTCTGGTAGGCGTCAAGGTCGGGCACGCAGACTTTCAGCAGGTAATCGGTATCGCCCAGGCAGAGGTAACACTCCAGCACCTCCGGGCGGTTCCGCATCTGCTCGGCAAACGTCTCGAAGCCCTGCTTGGTCTGCTTGTCGAGGGTCACGCGCACCAGCACCATCAGGTCACGGCCCACCCGTTTGGGGTCCAGCAGCGCCACGTAGCGGCTGATGATGCCCTCCTCCTCCAGCCGCCGCACCCGACGCAGGGTGGGCGCGGGCGTGAGGCCGATCTCGTCGGCGAGTTCGGTGTTGGGGATGCGGGCGTCGCGCTGGAGGATGGCGAGGATACGGCGGTCGGTGGCGTCCAGTTCGGGTTGCGACATGAATACCCGCAGATTACAGCATTGGAGCAACGATATTGCGTAAGCCTCCCCCACGGTGTCGCTTCCGGCAATCGCAAAGAGTGAAACTCCTGCTAGCATTGCGCCAAATCGACAAGGTCTAGGCGGCAGGCCAGGGCTGGCCGCTCAGCAGGGGTAAAGTATGAAAATTGGGCTCCCGAAGGAAATCAAGGTCAAGGAAAACCGCGTCGCCCTCACGCCCGGTGGGGTGGGAACGCTGATCCGGCGCGGGCACACTGTCACGGTGGAGCGCGGCGCGGGCGTGGGCAGCGGCATTCAGGACAGCGAGTACGAGGCTGCCGGGGCGAGCATGGGGACGGCGGCGGACGCCTGGGCCGCCGAGATGGTCGTGAAGGTCAAGGAACCTATCGCTTCCGAGTATCAGTACCTGCGGCCCGACCTGCTGCTGTTCACGTACCTGCACCTGGCCGCCGACCGCCCGCTCACCGAGGCGCTGCTGAACGCCGGGACGACCGCCGTCGCCTACGAGACGGTGCAGCTCGAAGACGGCAGCCTGCCCCTCCTGACCCCCATGTCGGAGGTCGCGGGGCGCCTCAGCGTACAGGCGGGCGCG
The window above is part of the Deinococcus metallilatus genome. Proteins encoded here:
- a CDS encoding peptidylprolyl isomerase; the encoded protein is MRFLAVSALLLVSAAFAQTTPPPAAPAPATSPALTFTPVPFLSAAPVRSFKAPAWVIDPARTYRAVLKTNRGDVTVELYPRQAPKAVNSFVFLALNHFYDGTRFHRVIDGFMAQGGDPLSADAAQKAQWGTGGPGYNFFVELDPALDFGSAGVLGMARSQSYLSQGSQFFITLAPADFLSGQYTVFGKVIAGQDVLQKLTRTATSSQSGETPINGAQPDVLQGVQILVQR
- a CDS encoding CidA/LrgA family protein, with amino-acid sequence MSSPASVTATLPAPVRFVLGLGVLTGFAALGTALVTALHLPLPGSVVGMGLLWAALSLRLVRLHWIEAAADGLLATLGLLFVPATVGVVDYLSAGAAWALWLLVMLAGLLLGAGVAGVLAARLVRE
- a CDS encoding Lrp/AsnC family transcriptional regulator — translated: MSQPELDATDRRILAILQRDARIPNTELADEIGLTPAPTLRRVRRLEEEGIISRYVALLDPKRVGRDLMVLVRVTLDKQTKQGFETFAEQMRNRPEVLECYLCLGDTDYLLKVCVPDLDAYQNFLVDVLASIPGVRNTASTIVVKQEKYTTSLALE
- a CDS encoding ferredoxin, which produces MPHVITSPCIGVKDQACTEVCPVECIYDGGDQFVIHPDECIDCGACVPACPVSAIFPEEDVPAGEEDFIVKNRAFFGL
- a CDS encoding 5'-methylthioadenosine/adenosylhomocysteine nucleosidase, yielding MLAIMGAMDEEIELLLADLQDRETLERPGVTLYRGVLDGVPVLLTKSGIGKVNAAVAATFLLVAGASRVIFTGVAGGIHPELRVGDIVVSTDLVQHDVDVTALGYELGTIPGEAPAWAADERLRAVALNAAGEVAGVRALEGRVASGDQFIASREGVQRLWTQFGAACAEMEGAAVAQVCAKAGVPFVVIRSVSDTADHDANVDYRTFMPLVARHAKQVVRGMLARLSAPAGA